A single Primulina eburnea isolate SZY01 chromosome 11, ASM2296580v1, whole genome shotgun sequence DNA region contains:
- the LOC140805905 gene encoding GDSL esterase/lipase At1g29670-like, protein MARINTNPKWVAIFIICLVVKSHGAQQQVPCLFFFGASLTDNGNNNMLNTVLKSNYPPYGIDFYAGPTGRFSNGRNTPDFIAQLLGFNNSIPPFATATGSAIAKGVNYASAGAGILDNTSRALGDRISMNRQLSNHQITISGLSSLLGPSTQVQDYLNKCLYIVEMGSNDYVNNYIQPQNYPETASLTPDQFAAILIQQYTTQLKALYTSGARKVAIYGVPPVGCIPQVRAMFPANASGCVDYVNKYTRLFNRRLKPLVNNLNANLTGAKFIYVNMSGILISIIASIGASIFGTPCCAVSSAGVCVPNQAPCKNRDLYVFFDNYHTTEIIDRLVAARVYISILTTYYPSEIKNLAQQ, encoded by the exons ATGGCTCGTATCAATACTAATCCGAAATGGGTTGCGATTTTTATAATATGCCTTGTCGTGAAATCTCATGGCGCCCAACAGCAAGTCCCGTGCCTGTTTTTCTTCGGAGCTTCAttgactgataatggaaacaaTAATATGCTCAACACTGTGCTTAAGTCAAATTATCCACCCTACGGGATTGATTTCTACGCTGGTCCGACTGGAAGATTTAGCAACGGGAGAAATACCCCGGATTTTATCG CTCAGTTGCTAGGATTTAATAACTCCATCCCGCCTTTCGCAACAGCTACAGGTTCTGCTATTGCGAAAGGAGTCAATTATGCGTCCGCCGGAGCAGGAATCCTCGACAATACATCAAGAGCACtg GGTGACCGGATCAGCATGAACAGACAGTTATCAAATCATCAGATAACAATCTCTGGTTTGTCGTCTTTACTTGGCCCAAGCACTCAAGTCCAAGACTACCTCAACAAGTGCTTGTATATAGTGGAAATGGGGAGCAATGACTATGTTAACAATTATATACAGCCGCAAAATTACCCAGAAACTGCATCGCTTACACCAGATCAGTTTGCAGCAATCTTGATTCAACAATACACTACCCAACTCAAG GCCTTGTACACTAGCGGGGCAAGAAAGGTTGCAATCTATGGTGTTCCGCCAGTAGGCTGCATCCCTCAAGTGCGGGCAATGTTTCCAGCTAATGCGTCCGGATGCGTCGATTACGTGAACAAATACACGCGACTATTCAACAGGAGGTTGAAGCCTCTGGTGAACAATCTCAATGCCAATCTAACTGGCGCGAAATTTATATACGTAAACATGAGCGGGATTTTAATCTCTATCATTGCTTCTATAG GTGCTTCGATTTTCGGTACTCCATGTTGTGCAGTATCATCGGCAGGAGTGTGTGTTCCTAACCAAGCTCCGTGTAAAAACAGGGATCTGTACGTTTTCTTCGACAACTATCATACCACAGAGATAATAGATCGCTTAGTAGCTGCCAGAGTATACATTTCCATTTTAACAACGTATTATCCATCCGAAATTAAGAACCTTGCTCAGCAATAA